The following proteins are co-located in the Polyangiaceae bacterium genome:
- the fni gene encoding type 2 isopentenyl-diphosphate Delta-isomerase — protein sequence MTDIGQRKEDHLDLAARGDVAFKQVGTLLDQVQLVHDALPEIAFDEIDTAVTILGKPLRAPILIAGMTGGTARAARINRALAQIAQRRGYAFGLGSQRAMQKDAASTESYAVRDVAPDVLLLGNLGIVQAAQCSSDEVLALATAVGADAVCLHINPAMELVQAEGDRDFRGCLDAFQRLAAELPLPIVAKETGSGLSGQVGRRLAAVGVRHVDVSGAGGTSWVAVERQRASDARRGLGDTFWEWGIPTAASVMCVSECGFDTVFATGGLKSGLCVARALALGASAGGIARPVLQAFDADGVEGAEAYLERVETELRMTMLLVGARNVAALRQVPRMLGPELTAWQTLAASAR from the coding sequence GTGACGGATATCGGGCAGCGCAAAGAGGACCACCTCGACCTGGCGGCACGCGGGGATGTCGCCTTCAAGCAGGTGGGGACGCTCCTGGATCAGGTGCAGCTGGTGCACGATGCACTGCCGGAGATCGCCTTCGACGAAATTGACACCGCGGTCACGATTCTGGGCAAGCCCCTCAGGGCGCCGATCCTGATTGCGGGAATGACGGGCGGAACGGCTCGCGCTGCCCGCATCAACCGCGCGCTTGCCCAGATCGCCCAGCGCCGGGGCTACGCCTTTGGATTGGGTAGCCAGCGTGCGATGCAGAAGGACGCGGCCTCTACAGAAAGCTATGCCGTTCGAGACGTCGCGCCGGACGTGCTGCTGCTGGGAAACTTGGGGATCGTGCAGGCGGCCCAATGCAGTAGCGACGAGGTGCTCGCGCTCGCGACGGCGGTCGGTGCAGACGCAGTGTGCCTGCACATCAACCCCGCCATGGAGCTGGTTCAGGCCGAGGGGGACCGAGACTTTCGCGGATGCCTCGACGCATTTCAGCGTCTAGCGGCGGAGCTACCGCTGCCGATCGTGGCCAAGGAAACCGGCTCGGGGCTGAGCGGTCAGGTCGGACGACGCCTGGCCGCCGTCGGCGTGCGCCACGTGGACGTGTCCGGTGCGGGCGGCACCAGCTGGGTTGCCGTCGAGCGCCAGCGCGCCAGCGACGCGCGTCGTGGCTTGGGCGACACGTTTTGGGAGTGGGGCATCCCCACTGCGGCAAGCGTGATGTGCGTCTCGGAATGCGGTTTCGACACGGTGTTTGCCACGGGTGGCCTCAAGAGTGGTCTATGCGTGGCGCGTGCTCTCGCTCTCGGCGCAAGCGCCGGAGGCATTGCGCGTCCCGTGCTGCAGGCCTTCGATGCCGATGGCGTCGAGGGCGCCGAGGCCTACCTGGAGCGCGTCGAAACCGAGCTGCGCATGACCATGCTGCTCGTCGGCGCACGAAACGTCGCTGCTCTCCGCCAGGTGCCGCGCATGCTCGGTCCCGAGCTGACCGCCTGGCAGACCCTCGCCGCCAGCGCGCGTTAG
- the mvaD gene encoding diphosphomevalonate decarboxylase, which produces MNDEVFARASANIALAKYWGKADVARNLTAVPSLSLTLEGLDTVTGVRFDAALEDDEIRLGGTPASAKETRRVVALLDGVRTLAGSRQRARVRSVNNFPTASGLASSASGFAALALAASSAAGLSLSPEAVSALARAASASAARSLFGGWVMLGAGAEAAERIASADHLPVEMLVAVTTLGPKATGSTEGMEHSRHTSPYYAAWLAHAPALFEEIRSALLAKDLITLGEGMEQSALMMHACMWASRPPLIYFRPATLAILDRVRALRGDGLAAYATMDAGPHVKVLTSVTDADAVASALSSVEGVLRVLRARPGRDAALLRPAEALSSLGETGEA; this is translated from the coding sequence ATGAACGACGAGGTCTTCGCGCGAGCCAGCGCAAACATCGCGCTGGCGAAGTACTGGGGCAAAGCCGACGTAGCGCGCAACCTCACGGCAGTACCGAGTCTGTCGCTGACCCTGGAGGGACTCGACACGGTGACCGGAGTCCGTTTCGACGCCGCTCTGGAGGACGACGAGATTCGCCTCGGAGGCACCCCCGCCAGCGCGAAAGAAACGCGCCGCGTCGTGGCTCTACTGGACGGCGTGCGCACGCTCGCGGGCTCCCGACAGCGCGCGCGCGTGCGGAGCGTCAACAACTTTCCCACTGCCTCCGGCCTTGCGTCGAGCGCGTCGGGGTTCGCCGCCCTGGCCCTGGCCGCCAGCTCAGCGGCAGGGCTTTCCCTGTCGCCAGAGGCAGTCAGCGCCCTGGCCCGCGCCGCGAGTGCCTCCGCGGCGCGCTCCCTGTTCGGTGGCTGGGTGATGCTCGGGGCTGGAGCAGAGGCAGCAGAGCGGATCGCGAGCGCCGATCATCTACCCGTGGAGATGTTGGTCGCCGTCACCACTCTGGGGCCCAAGGCGACAGGCAGCACCGAGGGCATGGAACACAGCCGACACACGAGCCCCTATTACGCTGCCTGGCTTGCCCACGCCCCAGCGCTGTTCGAGGAGATCCGCAGCGCGCTCTTGGCGAAGGACCTCATCACCCTGGGCGAGGGCATGGAGCAGAGTGCGCTGATGATGCACGCATGCATGTGGGCCTCTCGACCGCCTCTCATCTACTTCAGGCCGGCTACGCTAGCGATCTTGGATCGCGTGCGCGCACTGCGCGGCGACGGCCTAGCGGCGTACGCGACGATGGACGCGGGACCCCACGTAAAGGTGCTCACCAGCGTGACGGATGCTGACGCCGTCGCTTCCGCCCTGAGCTCCGTGGAAGGCGTGTTGCGGGTCCTGCGCGCGAGGCCCGGTCGTGATGCTGCCCTGCTCCGGCCCGCAGAGGCCCTGTCCAGCCTAGGGGAAACTGGCGAGGCATGA
- the mvk gene encoding mevalonate kinase, with protein MARANGKVILCGEHAVVYGVPAIAAAIDRGAEAVAELTPTPSFSIGEREFSPDSDVGLAFARLRQSLGAPPCRVHVRLEIPAGAGLGASAAIAVASARAVLDAQEDGDDREGRVLAAAQEFESVFHGTPSGIDTAAAACEGCIWFVKGHPPEPLRIATPLSLAVGIAGPPASTKQMVDSVRALKLRRPELVDKTLAGIEALTKNARLCLEAGDVQGLGKLLDLNQMLLAGLHVSTTEIEEACALARGAGALGSKLTGAGGGGAVIALVEHDPSAVLDAWRGKNIDGFAARVGVSRA; from the coding sequence ATGGCGCGAGCGAACGGCAAGGTGATCCTGTGCGGCGAACACGCCGTGGTCTACGGCGTGCCCGCCATCGCGGCCGCGATCGACCGTGGCGCCGAAGCCGTGGCTGAACTCACGCCGACACCTTCCTTCTCAATCGGCGAACGCGAGTTCAGCCCCGACAGTGACGTTGGCCTGGCCTTCGCACGGCTGCGCCAGAGTCTGGGCGCGCCGCCCTGCCGCGTGCACGTACGTTTGGAGATCCCCGCTGGCGCAGGGCTGGGCGCCTCGGCAGCCATCGCAGTCGCCTCGGCGCGCGCCGTGTTGGACGCGCAGGAAGATGGCGACGACCGCGAAGGACGTGTGCTCGCGGCAGCGCAGGAGTTCGAGAGCGTGTTTCACGGCACCCCGTCCGGCATCGACACCGCTGCCGCTGCCTGCGAGGGTTGCATCTGGTTCGTGAAAGGGCACCCGCCCGAGCCCTTGCGGATCGCAACGCCGCTTTCCCTGGCTGTCGGCATTGCCGGCCCACCGGCAAGCACGAAGCAAATGGTGGACAGCGTGCGCGCCTTGAAGCTGCGGCGTCCAGAGTTGGTGGACAAGACGCTTGCCGGCATCGAGGCGCTGACGAAGAACGCTCGCCTGTGCTTGGAAGCGGGGGATGTGCAAGGGTTGGGCAAGTTGCTCGACCTGAATCAAATGCTGCTCGCCGGCCTGCATGTCTCCACTACAGAGATCGAAGAAGCATGCGCCCTGGCGCGAGGAGCGGGAGCCCTGGGCAGCAAGCTGACCGGCGCCGGTGGCGGAGGTGCCGTGATCGCGCTCGTCGAGCATGACCCAAGCGCCGTACTGGATGCGTGGCGGGGCAAGAACATCGACGGATTCGCTGCCCGCGTGGGAGTGTCTCGAGCATGA
- a CDS encoding polyprenyl synthetase family protein, whose protein sequence is MPAKTRTSKKKRRKTPPPGPPRPKAKAIGKNAFVALSSAFRRDIDVRLQRFLDDKLEQTKPHGQEVVELVRSMRELCLRGGKRTRPALLITGYRAATPSAAIEPALDAGVALELLHAYFLIHDDWMDDDSVRRGGPAVHTWLSERLHSRRLGDRAGILAGDLACSYAQEALSRVQISPSRMLRALACFAEMQNAAIYGQELDIVARAPNPEKVYELKTASYTVSGPLRLGALLGGGGQGLLDTLDRFALPAGVAFQLRDDLLGVFGDPEQTGKPYGSDLKSGKRTPLLLAGLKRARGKDHRLLKSVVGNGKAKRTDLARAIEVLERSGAREQVEGRIAELVREAMAALQSSKLSKDARLLLEGAARAMTTRVS, encoded by the coding sequence ATGCCTGCGAAGACGCGGACTTCCAAGAAGAAGCGGCGCAAGACCCCGCCACCCGGGCCGCCTCGTCCCAAGGCCAAGGCCATCGGCAAGAATGCCTTCGTCGCGCTGTCCAGCGCCTTCCGCCGTGACATCGACGTGCGCCTCCAGCGTTTTCTCGACGACAAGCTGGAGCAGACGAAACCCCACGGCCAAGAGGTCGTGGAGCTGGTGCGCTCGATGCGCGAACTTTGTCTGCGAGGCGGCAAACGCACTCGCCCGGCGCTGCTGATCACAGGCTACCGCGCGGCAACGCCGAGCGCTGCGATCGAGCCGGCCTTGGATGCCGGCGTGGCCTTGGAACTGCTGCACGCCTACTTCTTGATCCACGACGACTGGATGGACGACGACAGCGTCCGTCGCGGTGGGCCCGCCGTGCACACGTGGCTGTCGGAGCGACTGCATTCGCGTAGACTTGGAGATCGCGCCGGGATCCTCGCCGGGGATCTCGCCTGCAGCTACGCTCAGGAAGCGCTATCCCGCGTGCAGATCAGCCCCTCGCGAATGCTTCGCGCGCTGGCGTGCTTCGCGGAAATGCAGAACGCCGCCATCTACGGACAGGAACTCGACATCGTCGCGCGGGCACCGAACCCAGAGAAGGTGTACGAACTGAAGACCGCCAGCTACACCGTGAGTGGGCCGCTGCGACTTGGTGCGCTGCTGGGCGGCGGCGGTCAGGGCCTGCTGGACACCCTGGACCGCTTCGCACTGCCCGCGGGCGTCGCGTTCCAACTGAGGGACGATTTGCTCGGCGTATTTGGGGATCCGGAGCAAACGGGCAAGCCCTACGGCAGCGACCTGAAGTCCGGCAAGCGGACGCCATTGCTGCTCGCGGGGCTCAAGCGAGCGCGCGGCAAGGACCACCGCCTGTTGAAGAGCGTGGTCGGCAACGGCAAGGCCAAGCGCACGGATCTAGCGCGCGCGATCGAAGTTCTGGAGCGAAGCGGCGCGCGCGAACAGGTCGAAGGACGCATCGCGGAATTGGTCCGCGAGGCCATGGCGGCGCTGCAGTCCAGCAAGCTGAGCAAGGATGCGCGCCTGCTGCTCGAGGGCGCTGCGCGCGCCATGACGACGCGCGTATCCTGA
- a CDS encoding class I SAM-dependent methyltransferase: MTKRSVAQPLRPGLAVGVALVSAALLGSELTLTRLLSVVLWYHFAFFAISVALFGLGLAALAVHYFADRLRDVPRALAAGALATALSLVVVDVAFVNVTPDWFGGALGVFTVLTFKLLGMFLLSAVPFFFGGVVISLALSHYALQASRLYFWDLIGAAAGALALLELAAVLSGPALLLVFAALAAAGGIGFLVGRAAGERGLLVALAVAIALPLGLSATRVVDLRVAKGVDLQRVPPEFTRWNAFSLVTVLPASDFKGWGIAPRYHGSIPPQKTLVIDMNAMTPLIAFDGDFSKVDYVTHDLSAFVYRTRDDWSKVCIIGAGGGKDVLAALSRGADQVTAVEVNPIIARDVMGGRYREMVGDLYGRRDVHLQVEDGRSFARRSDERFDVVHLSMVDTSAASAAGAYALSENALYTAEAFRDFFGALAPRGVLSVASVSLPDLWVGTRLATTLRAALGGGAIGDRVVVLETPWLGVREARLYDFLVAPDGFSADTLLRTRAAAEALGFNVVYMPGHATNPTNPEHALVRRVIQERDEVALTAFLAGLPLDVTATHDDRPFFFYQNRLRDLPLALLLPTPLHLFGNGLVLLSKVFALSCIFALVLMLLPRWYSRGRDTPLRSSEVGFATCLGIGFLLAELGILHRVSPYLGKPTLSLSVVVVAVLAGGALGSRLLSRRSARSVQGLMALLVVALLAAAWTLPLLTDATRSWSPTMRGLCVGAVVFAVGLLLGVPMPAALRAIARRAPDATAWFWAINGGTSVLGTVLATLVALHFGATATVLSAAALYALATLLSRAVLGSESGEPTESGEPS; this comes from the coding sequence GTGACGAAGCGTTCCGTGGCCCAGCCGCTGCGACCGGGCCTCGCCGTCGGCGTTGCGCTGGTTTCTGCGGCCCTGCTCGGAAGCGAGCTGACCCTGACCCGCCTGCTCTCGGTGGTGCTCTGGTACCACTTTGCATTCTTCGCGATCAGCGTGGCGCTGTTCGGGCTCGGGCTCGCGGCGCTGGCGGTGCACTACTTCGCGGACCGTCTGAGGGATGTGCCACGCGCACTCGCGGCAGGCGCGCTTGCGACGGCGCTATCCCTCGTGGTGGTCGACGTGGCTTTCGTCAACGTGACTCCGGATTGGTTCGGAGGGGCGCTGGGCGTGTTCACGGTTCTGACTTTCAAGCTGCTGGGCATGTTTCTGCTCAGCGCCGTGCCCTTTTTCTTCGGCGGCGTCGTGATCAGCCTGGCGCTCTCCCACTACGCGCTGCAGGCGTCACGACTCTACTTTTGGGATCTGATCGGAGCCGCCGCGGGAGCGCTTGCCCTGCTCGAGCTTGCGGCTGTGCTCAGCGGCCCCGCGCTGCTCCTGGTGTTCGCCGCATTGGCCGCGGCGGGCGGTATTGGCTTCCTGGTCGGGCGTGCTGCTGGCGAGCGCGGTCTCCTCGTGGCCCTCGCCGTCGCGATCGCACTGCCGCTCGGGCTCAGCGCGACGCGCGTCGTCGACTTGCGGGTGGCCAAAGGCGTGGATCTCCAGCGGGTCCCCCCGGAGTTCACGCGCTGGAATGCCTTTTCCTTGGTGACGGTCCTGCCCGCGTCCGACTTCAAGGGCTGGGGCATCGCACCGCGCTATCACGGCAGCATTCCCCCGCAGAAGACCTTGGTCATCGACATGAACGCGATGACTCCCCTCATCGCCTTCGACGGAGACTTCTCGAAGGTCGACTACGTGACGCACGATCTCTCCGCCTTCGTCTATCGCACGCGAGACGACTGGAGCAAGGTCTGCATCATCGGCGCTGGGGGCGGGAAGGACGTGTTGGCTGCCCTCTCGCGTGGTGCCGACCAAGTCACGGCAGTGGAAGTCAATCCCATCATCGCCCGCGACGTGATGGGTGGTCGCTACCGAGAGATGGTCGGCGATCTCTACGGTCGACGAGACGTGCACCTTCAGGTGGAAGACGGCCGCTCCTTTGCGCGCCGCAGCGACGAGCGCTTCGACGTCGTGCATCTATCGATGGTCGATACCAGTGCAGCCAGCGCCGCCGGGGCCTACGCGCTCAGCGAAAACGCGCTCTACACCGCCGAAGCGTTTCGCGACTTCTTCGGCGCGCTGGCTCCTCGCGGTGTGCTCAGTGTCGCCAGCGTCAGCTTGCCGGATTTGTGGGTCGGCACGCGCCTAGCCACGACCCTGCGCGCCGCACTGGGGGGTGGCGCGATTGGCGATCGCGTGGTGGTGTTGGAAACCCCGTGGCTTGGCGTGCGTGAGGCGCGCCTCTACGACTTCTTGGTGGCGCCGGATGGCTTCTCTGCGGACACGCTGCTGAGAACCCGCGCGGCGGCGGAGGCGCTCGGTTTCAACGTCGTGTACATGCCGGGGCACGCGACCAATCCCACGAACCCCGAACACGCTTTGGTTCGCCGCGTGATTCAGGAGCGAGACGAGGTAGCCTTGACTGCGTTCTTGGCCGGCCTTCCCCTGGACGTGACGGCAACCCACGATGACCGTCCGTTCTTCTTCTACCAGAACCGCCTGCGCGATCTGCCGCTCGCCCTGTTGCTGCCGACCCCCCTGCATCTGTTCGGTAACGGGCTGGTGTTGCTGTCCAAGGTGTTCGCACTCAGCTGCATCTTCGCTTTGGTGCTCATGCTGCTTCCACGCTGGTATTCGCGTGGGCGCGACACTCCACTGCGGTCGAGTGAAGTCGGCTTCGCGACCTGTCTGGGGATTGGGTTCCTACTGGCCGAACTCGGGATTCTGCATCGGGTCAGCCCCTATTTGGGCAAACCCACGCTCTCGCTCAGCGTGGTCGTGGTGGCGGTGCTTGCGGGCGGCGCCCTGGGCAGTCGGCTGCTCTCGCGTCGCAGCGCTCGTTCGGTTCAGGGCCTGATGGCGCTACTCGTCGTCGCGCTGCTGGCGGCGGCGTGGACCTTGCCACTCTTGACCGACGCGACGCGATCCTGGTCGCCAACAATGCGAGGGCTTTGCGTCGGCGCCGTGGTGTTCGCCGTCGGATTGCTGCTCGGTGTTCCCATGCCCGCGGCCCTGCGCGCCATTGCGCGTCGAGCTCCGGATGCGACCGCTTGGTTCTGGGCGATCAACGGCGGCACCAGCGTGCTCGGGACGGTCCTCGCCACCTTGGTGGCCCTTCATTTTGGGGCCACAGCCACGGTGCTCAGTGCGGCGGCGCTGTACGCGCTCGCCACCTTGCTTTCGCGCGCCGTGCTGGGATCCGAGAGCGGGGAGCCCACTGAGAGCGGGGAGCCCAGCTGA
- a CDS encoding thioredoxin family protein has product MRTLPWLALTLAGTIACDEPKPSPPPRPSVTAARRTSAAVEIRTVAKTGSLSEVFEREAEDAKRSGRTLLVYVGAPWCEPCQHFKTAVKRGDLDTEFPGLRLLELDRDVDEARLAEAGCLSRLIPLLARPVAGRCSATARMEGSIKGPGAVAEMTPRLRTLLATP; this is encoded by the coding sequence ATGAGAACGCTGCCGTGGTTGGCGCTCACGCTTGCAGGCACGATTGCATGTGACGAGCCAAAACCCTCACCGCCGCCTCGACCCTCGGTGACCGCCGCACGTCGCACCTCGGCGGCCGTGGAGATCCGCACCGTTGCCAAGACCGGCTCCCTCTCTGAAGTTTTCGAACGCGAAGCCGAGGACGCCAAGCGAAGCGGGCGGACGCTTCTGGTGTACGTAGGCGCGCCCTGGTGCGAGCCCTGTCAGCACTTCAAAACCGCGGTCAAACGGGGTGACCTCGACACGGAATTCCCCGGACTTCGACTCTTGGAGTTGGACCGCGACGTGGACGAAGCGCGCCTGGCCGAAGCGGGATGCTTGTCGCGGCTCATCCCGCTGCTCGCGCGTCCCGTCGCGGGCCGATGTTCGGCGACCGCACGCATGGAGGGCAGCATCAAAGGCCCCGGAGCGGTTGCGGAAATGACGCCGCGCCTGCGGACCCTGCTCGCAACGCCGTGA
- a CDS encoding hydroxymethylglutaryl-CoA reductase, degradative: protein MTHFDPDAEQGSRIPNFYKLSIEARRRLIADRRGLALDDLALVLDSGGLDADTADKVVENVLGLYGLPFGVALNVRVNGVDRLVPMVVEEPSVIAAASNAAKMVRPAGGFHAEVVEDWMTTQIQLSDVADVAGSITRLEQASDELLALAAEAVPGLLERGGGPRELEVRSLGAGMLVLHVHVDCLDAMGANLVNSVAEAVGPRAAELTGARLGLRILTNLCDRRRIRVTCRAHASALELVRDGDRAEGTEVIDGIVNASRFAELDPYRAATHNKGIMNGVDAVVMATGNDWRAVEAGAHAYAARAGHYAPLAVWRRDGEDLVGELEMPLALGTVGGTLRIHPVARLSLALMGVQRASELAQVAASVGLASNLAALRALATEGIQRGHMSLHARSVATAAGARGDEVERVASRLTFRGQISVEAAKLELEAIRGH from the coding sequence ATGACTCACTTCGACCCAGACGCAGAGCAAGGCTCCCGCATTCCGAACTTCTACAAGTTGAGCATCGAGGCGCGCCGGCGCTTGATCGCCGATCGCAGGGGGTTGGCTCTGGATGATCTCGCGCTGGTGCTAGACAGCGGTGGTCTGGACGCGGACACCGCCGACAAAGTCGTGGAGAACGTCCTCGGCCTCTACGGCTTGCCCTTCGGCGTCGCGTTGAACGTGCGCGTGAACGGCGTCGATCGCTTGGTACCGATGGTCGTGGAGGAACCGAGCGTGATCGCGGCTGCCTCCAACGCCGCCAAGATGGTCCGACCCGCTGGTGGCTTCCACGCCGAAGTCGTCGAAGACTGGATGACGACGCAGATACAGCTTTCGGACGTCGCGGATGTGGCGGGCAGCATCACGCGCTTGGAACAGGCCAGTGACGAACTGCTGGCGCTTGCCGCGGAAGCGGTACCTGGACTGCTCGAGCGCGGCGGTGGTCCGCGGGAGCTCGAGGTGCGCAGCTTGGGCGCTGGCATGCTCGTGCTGCATGTACATGTGGACTGCTTGGATGCGATGGGGGCAAATCTGGTCAATTCCGTGGCCGAAGCCGTTGGTCCGCGCGCCGCCGAGTTGACCGGAGCACGCCTCGGGCTGCGGATCTTGACCAACTTGTGTGACCGTCGTCGCATTCGCGTGACTTGTCGCGCTCACGCGTCCGCGCTGGAACTGGTGCGCGACGGCGATCGCGCGGAGGGCACGGAAGTCATCGACGGCATCGTGAATGCATCGAGGTTCGCCGAGCTCGATCCCTATCGCGCGGCGACCCACAACAAGGGGATCATGAACGGCGTCGACGCCGTCGTGATGGCCACGGGCAACGATTGGCGCGCGGTCGAGGCGGGCGCCCATGCCTACGCGGCGCGAGCGGGGCACTACGCGCCGCTCGCGGTGTGGCGCCGAGACGGCGAAGATCTGGTGGGCGAGCTGGAGATGCCCCTGGCGCTCGGTACGGTCGGCGGCACGCTGCGCATCCATCCCGTGGCGCGACTGAGCTTGGCGTTGATGGGAGTCCAGCGCGCGAGTGAGCTGGCCCAAGTCGCTGCGTCGGTTGGCCTTGCATCGAATCTGGCAGCTCTGCGCGCGTTGGCGACCGAGGGAATTCAAAGGGGCCACATGTCGCTGCACGCGCGCTCGGTTGCGACGGCCGCTGGGGCCCGGGGCGATGAAGTGGAGCGAGTGGCAAGCCGACTCACCTTCCGCGGGCAAATCTCCGTCGAAGCCGCAAAGCTGGAGCTGGAAGCGATCCGTGGCCACTGA